TCTCTTCAAGTTTTTTCATGACTCTTTCTTCCTGACGGGTCATGGTTTGTTTTCTTAACTGAAGAGTTTCTAATTTATCTTCCATTTCGGATAATGCATCTGCGTATTCAACTTTGATAAGTAAAGTTCCAGCTTGTTTGAATACTTCAGTATTTTCATCACTTTTTTTAAGTTCTTC
Above is a window of uncultured Methanobrevibacter sp. DNA encoding:
- a CDS encoding prefoldin subunit beta, whose amino-acid sequence is MEIPENIQNQLNQFQQLQQQAQAVTMQVQNVEIQIQETEKALEELKKSDENTEVFKQAGTLLIKVEYADALSEMEDKLETLQLRKQTMTRQEERVMKKLEEMQSTIQNAMQGMGQ